From Pan paniscus chromosome 6, NHGRI_mPanPan1-v2.0_pri, whole genome shotgun sequence, one genomic window encodes:
- the CRYGN gene encoding LOW QUALITY PROTEIN: gamma-crystallin N (The sequence of the model RefSeq protein was modified relative to this genomic sequence to represent the inferred CDS: substituted 1 base at 1 genomic stop codon), giving the protein MAQRSGKITLYEGKHFTGRKLEVSGDCDNFQDRGFMNRVNSIRVESGAWVCFNHPDFRGQQFILEHGDYPDFFRWNSHSDHMGSCRPVGMHGEHFRLEIFEGCNFTGQCLEFLEDSPFLQSRGWVKNCVNPIKVYGDGAXVQATAWSPRSFGAEDFQLSSSLQSDQGPEEATTKPATTQPPFLTANL; this is encoded by the exons ATGGCGCAGCGCTCGGGGAAG ATCACTCTCTATGAAGGCAAGCACTTCACAGGGCGGAAGCTGGAGGTCTCCGGGGACTGTGACAACTTCCAGGACCGGGGCTTTATGAACCGAGTGAACTCCATCCGCGTGGAGAGCGGAGCCTGGGTCTGCTTCAATCACCCCGACTTCCGGGGCCAGCAGTTCATCTTGGAGCACGGTGACTACCCCGACTTCTTCCGCTGGAACAGCCACAGTGACCACATGGGCTCCTGTCGGCCTGTAGGAATG CACGGGGAACATTTCCGCCTAGAAATCTTCGAGGGTTGCAACTTCACGGGCCAGTGCCTGGAGTTCCTGGAGGACAGCCCCTTCCTCCAGAGCAGGGGCTGGGTCAAGAACTGTGTGAACCCCATCAAGGTGTACGGGGACGGAGCATGAGTACAGGCCAC AGCATGGAGCCCTAGAAGCTTCGGAGCTGAGGACTTCCAGCTGAGCAGCTCTCTTCAATCAGATCAAGGACCGGAAGAGGCCACCACAAAACCAGCAACAACCCAGCCACCTTTCCTGACTGCAAACCTCTGA